A portion of the Zymoseptoria tritici IPO323 chromosome 8, whole genome shotgun sequence genome contains these proteins:
- the MgSUC2.1 gene encoding SUC2 like protein (putative, sucrose transport protein, integral to membrane), with product MAATTTWHGRAHVRGSTQSTRLFLLTFSLIGLQFCWGTEQTYATPYLLALGLSKGGMSLVWIAGPLSGLIMQPIIGMISDKSTSRWGRRRPFMVGGTLAVAVCLVVLGWAKEIVACFVEGAEERRRWTIWVAVGDIYVLDFVINIAQSTCRALVVDSLPVSQQQLGAAWVTRMVGVGHMLVFGIGALDLEVLMPAGLFGDTQFKKVCSIAALAMVISQFVTCWAVEERTQVANSDDPSTEQQSLLSIIYQIYHRLLHLPKRIQTICFVQFWSWIGWFPLLFYGSTWVGEIYLRNHAPSFSGDTLSQVGRVGSTALIVHSTVGFATSIVLPWLVTSPGDEVPEKGFTPRPPETLRPFLEKFSLRKPKLLNVWTAGNLLFGVSMLFAPMVKSVSFATFLMAFVGVPSAIAGLAVGTYIGIEVNKLGNTLPTTTTHHHTSSVEEKEKFLPTSPSSSTSSSSAPDSPSAELSGIYLGILNIYTTLPQFVGTAISWVVFSILEPGKSPELAKDAHPDEHHGTEGVSGIAVCLFIGALCSFMAAKVGRGLKED from the exons ATGgcggcaacaacaacatggcACGGCCGCGCCCACGTCCGCGGCAGCACGCAATCCACccgcctcttcctcctcaccttCTCCCTCATCGGCCTCCAATTCTGCTGGGGCACCGAACAAACCTACGCGACCCCCTACCTGCTCGCACTTGGATTGTCAAAAGGCGGCATGTCGCTCGTATGGATCGCGGGTCCCCTATCAGGACTCATCATGCAGCCGATTATTGGCATGATTTCGGATAAGAGCACGAGTCGGTGGGGGAGACGGAGGCCGTTCATGGTGGGGGGAACGTTGGCGGTCGCGGTGTGTTTGGTGGTGTTGGGGTGGGCGAAGGAGATTGTGGCGTGTTTTGTggagggagcggaggagaggaggaggtggacgaTTTGGGTTGCGGTGGGGGATATTTATGTTTTGGATTTTGTGATTAATATTG CTCAGTCGACTTGTCGGGCCTTGGTGGTGGATTCATTACCGGTCTCGCAACAACAGTTGGGTGCTGCTTGGG TCACGCGAATGGTAGGTGTTGGCCACATGCTCGTCTTCGGAATCGGTGCTCTAGATCTCGAAGTCCTTATGCCCGCCGGGCTATTCGGCGATACACAGTTCAAGAAAGTCTGCTCCATTGCAGCACTCGCCATGGTCATTAGCCAGTTTGTCACATGCTGGGCTGTCGAGGAGCGGACACAGGTCGCCAACAG CGACGACCCTTCAACAGAACAGcaatccctcctctccataaTATACCAAATCtaccaccgcctcctccacctcccaaaACGCATTCAAACAATCTGCTTCGTCCAATTCTGGTCCTGGATCGGATGgttccctctcctcttctacggcAGCACATGGGTCGGCGAGATCTACCTACGCAACCACGCACCATCCTTCTCCGGCGACACCCTCTCACAAGTCGGTCGAGTCGGCAGCACAGCGCTGATCGTCCACTCCACCGTCGGCTTCGCAACCTCCATCGTCCTCCCCTGGCTAGTCACAAGTCCCGGCGACGAAGTCCCAGAAAAAGGCTTCACCCCTCGACCACCAGAGACTCTCCGCCCCTTTCTCGAGAAATTCTCCCTCAGAAAACCCAAACTTCTCAACGTTTGGACAGCCGGCAACCTCCTCTTCGGTGTATCCATGCTCTTCGCCCCCATGGTCAAGTCTGTCAGCTTCGCAACCTTCCTCATGGCTTTCGTCGGCGTAccctccgccatcgccggCCTCGCGGTGGGAACATACATCGGCATCGAAGTCAACAAACTCGGCAATACCCTCccgaccaccaccacgcaCCACCACACCTCTTCCGTAGAAGAAAAGGAGAAATTCCTCCCCActtccccctcctcctcaacatcctcgtcctcagcCCCCGACTCTCCCTCCGCGGAACTCTCGGGAATCTACCTCGGCATCCTGAACATCTACACCACCCTCCCACAATTCGTCGGCACGGCAATCAGCTGGGTCGTCTTCTCAATCCTGGAACCGGGAAAGTCACCGGAATTGGCGAAAGATGCCCACCCGGACGAACATCATGGTACGGAGGGAGTAAGTGGGATCGCGGTGTGTTTGTTCATTGGAGCGTTGTGTTCGTTTATGGCGGCGAAGGTGGGTAGGGGGTTGAAGGAAGATTGA
- a CDS encoding 60S ribosomal protein L33 — MSESQGHRLYVKGKHLSYQRGKRNTNPDTSLIQIEGVENTKDATFYLGKRIAYVYRAKKEIRGSKIRVIWGKVTRTHGNSGVVRAQFRHNLPAKSFGAMVRIMLYPSAI, encoded by the exons ATGTCTGAGTCTCAAGGTCACCGGTTATACGTTAA GGGCAAGCACCTTTCGTACCAACGTGGCAAGCGCAACACCAACCCCGACACCTCTCTCATCCAGATTGAGGGTGTCGAGAACACCAAGGACGCAACCTTCTACCTGGGCAAGCGCATCGCATACGTCTACCGCGCCAAGAAGGAGATTCGAGGAAGCAAGATCCGTGTGATCTGGGGCAAGGTCACGAGGACACACG GCAACTCCGGCGTCGTGCGAGCACAGTTCAGGCACAACCTGCCAGCCAAGTCCTTCGGCGCGATGGTCCGAATCATGCTCTACCCCAGCGCGATATGA
- the G6PD gene encoding glucose-6-phosphate 1-dehydrogenase (glucose-6-phosphate dehydrogenase; NADP-glucose-6-phosphate dehydrogenase; Zwischenferment; D-glucose 6-phosphate dehydrogenase; glucose 6-phosphate dehydrogenase (NADP); NADP-dependent glucose 6-phosphate dehydrogenase; 6-phosphoglucose dehydrogenase; Entner-Doudoroff enzyme; G6PDH; GPD) gives MADNIISNSRDSEEQSNAGTMELKENTVVIVLGASGDLAKKKTFPALFGLFRNGFLPKDVKVVGYARTKMDHEEFLKRVKSHIKTPTKEMEQQLAEFVKFTTYVSGQYDKDDSFQELEKHLGELEKDQKHNNRVFYMALPPSVFIPVSEHLKKNNYPKNGIARIIIEKPFGKDLESSRGLDKALRPNWKEEEIFRIDHYLGKEMVKNILILRFGNEFFGATWNRNHIDNVQITFKEPFGTEGRGGYFDEFGIVRDVMQNHLLQILTLLAMERPISFSAEDIRNEKVRVLRGMPSIEPKDVIIGQYEKSLDGSKPGYKEDDTVPKGSRCPTFASMVAYIKNERWDGVPFILKAGKALNEQKTEVRIQFKDVTSGIFKDIPRNELVIRVQPNESIYIKMNSKLPGLSMQTVVTELDLTYRRRFSDLKIPEAYESLILDSLKGDHSNFVRDDELDASWRIFTPLLHYLDENKDITPMGYPYGSRGPAVLDDFTSSYGYKFSDAAGVTHEARD, from the exons ATGGCGGAcaacatcatctccaacAGCCGGGACTCGGAGGAGCAGTCCAACGCAGG CACCATGGAGTTGAAGGAGAACACagtcgtcatcgtcctcggcgCTTCAGGCGATCTcgcaaagaagaagaccttcCCGGCGCTCTTCGGCCTATTCAGGAACGGATTCCTGCCCAAGGACGTCAAGGTGGTCGGATACGCTCGGACCAAGATGGATCACGAGGAGTTCCTCAAGCGAGTCAAGTCACACATCAAGACACCCACAAAGGAGATGGAGCAACAGTTGGCGGAGTTTGTCAAGTTCACCACCTACGTGAGCGGTCAGTACGACAAGGATGACAGCTTTCAAGAGTTGGAGAAGCACTTGggcgagctggagaaggatCAGAAGCACAACAACCGCGTGTTTTACATGGCACTGCCACCATCCGTCTTCATCCCAGTGTCGGAGCACCTCAAGAAGAACAACTACCCGAAGAACGGCATTGCCCGCATCATCATCGAGAAGCCTTTCGGCAAGGATCTCGAGTCGTCGCGCGGTCTCGACAAAGCTCTCCGCCCCAActggaaggaggaggagatcttcCGCATCGATCACTATCTCGGAAAGGAGATGGTCAAGAACATTCTCATTCTTCGTTTCGGAAACGAATTCTTTGGCGCTACTTGGAATCGCAACCACATCGATAATGTCCAAATCACTTTCAAGGAGCCATTCGGCACAGAGGGACGCGGCGGCTACTTTGACGAGTTCGGCATTGTCCGCGATGTCATGCAGAACCACCTCCTTCAGATCCTCACTCTCCTCGCTATGGAGCGCCCCATCTCCTTCAGCGCCGAGGACATTAGAAATGAGAAGGTTAGGGTCCTTCGCGGTATGCCGAGCATCGAGCCAAAGGATGTCATCATCGGACAGTACGAGAAGTCGCTTGACGGATCCAAGCCAGGCTACAAGGAGGACGACACCGTGCCCAAGGGCTCGCGCTGCCCCACCTTCGCCTCCATGGTCGCCTACATCAAGAACGAGCGCTGGGATGGTGTGCCATTCATCCTCAAGGCAGGCAAGGCTCTCAACGAGCAGAAGACGGAGGTTCGCATCCAATTCAAGGACGTGACATCTGGCATCTTCAAGGACATTCCCCGCAACGAGCTGGTCATCCGTGTCCAGCCAAACGAGAGCATCTACATCAAGATGAACTCGAAGCTTCCGGGTCTCAGCATGCAGACGGTGGTGACCGAGCTCGACCTTACCTACCGACGACGATTCTCCGACCTTAAGATTCCGGAGGCCTACGAGAGCTTGATCCTCGACTCTCTCAAGGGCGATCACTCCAACTTCGTTCGTGACGACGAGCTCGACGCCTCCTGGCGCATCTTCACCCCTCTCCTGCACTACCTCGACGAGAACAAGGACATCACACCAATGGGTTACCCATACG GATCGCGCGGCCCAGCCGtcctcgacgacttcacctcATCCTACGGATACAAGTTCAGCGATGCTGCAGG TGTGACTCACGAAGCTCGGGATTGA